In one window of Pseudobdellovibrionaceae bacterium DNA:
- a CDS encoding HlyC/CorC family transporter encodes MYLFLAVVVSFGCSLLESVILSVTPAYIAVKEREGRRSALVLAKLRRNIDQGLAAILTVNTIANVIGASGVGAQVLRVYGDEHVALASGVLAFVILFFSEIIPKTIGALYWKRLAPFCAYLIAALVKLTYPIVIMARYVKHLLGADNLPQTSREEMIETAEIGASEGVIRRKESMVIRNLLMLDKITVAEIMTPRSVTKAFEANQTVEAIVEKEKQIRFSRLPVFEKDMDHVVGLVHRYKILEAISHDLDTLPLKELMSPIHTVPETISVSAALDQFIKRNEHLFLVVDEYGIPAGLVTLEDAIETLLGVEILDEFDSIADMRAYAREQWQAKKEKMRGQA; translated from the coding sequence GTGTACCTTTTTTTGGCCGTGGTTGTTTCGTTTGGATGCTCACTTTTAGAGTCAGTGATTTTATCCGTAACCCCGGCCTATATTGCCGTCAAAGAACGCGAAGGACGTCGCAGCGCTTTGGTGCTGGCGAAGCTTCGGCGCAATATTGACCAGGGCCTGGCGGCCATTCTCACTGTGAACACCATTGCAAACGTGATTGGAGCATCAGGTGTCGGCGCCCAGGTGCTCCGGGTTTACGGCGATGAGCATGTGGCCCTAGCTTCTGGAGTTCTCGCCTTTGTTATTTTGTTTTTTTCTGAAATCATACCAAAAACTATTGGGGCCCTTTATTGGAAACGGTTAGCCCCCTTTTGTGCCTACCTTATTGCGGCGTTGGTAAAACTGACCTACCCCATTGTCATAATGGCTCGCTATGTGAAACACCTCCTTGGTGCTGACAATTTGCCTCAAACTTCAAGAGAGGAAATGATTGAAACGGCTGAGATCGGAGCGAGTGAAGGAGTTATCCGCAGAAAAGAGAGCATGGTTATTCGCAACCTGTTGATGTTGGATAAAATTACTGTTGCTGAAATTATGACCCCACGATCAGTGACGAAGGCCTTTGAGGCCAATCAAACTGTAGAAGCCATCGTGGAAAAAGAAAAACAAATTCGCTTTTCACGATTACCTGTCTTTGAAAAAGATATGGACCATGTTGTGGGCTTAGTTCACCGCTATAAAATACTTGAAGCCATCTCGCACGACTTAGACACCTTGCCCTTAAAAGAGCTCATGTCCCCTATCCACACGGTACCAGAGACAATTTCGGTATCGGCGGCTCTTGATCAATTTATTAAACGAAATGAGCACCTGTTTTTAGTTGTGGATGAATATGGAATCCCTGCTGGGTTAGTGACCCTGGAAGACGCCATTGAAACCCTACTGGGCGTTGAAATTCTTGATGAATTTGATTCTATTGCCGATATGAGGGCCTACGCCAGAGAACAGTGGCAGGCCAAAAAAGAAAAAATGAGAGGCCAAGCTTAA
- a CDS encoding ATP-dependent DNA helicase RecQ encodes MKVVQSQIYSILKSTFGFDEFRGVQKPVIEHIAAGHSALVVMPTGQGKSLCYQLPSQFLPGLTLVISPLIALMKDQVDAVKKKGVKACFINSSLSADERQDRYNNLAASQYDLVYVTPERFRKDEFRAALLKNQISLLAVDEAHCISQWGHDFRPDYTRLGDIRKLLGDPPTLALTATATPDVQADILTQLHLPADETAVYVSGVERPNLEVEVHDVVGSDEKIRNIVALRHHFPGPAIVYFSLISSLEAIAEPLAVLGLSPLIYHGQLPDRRRKQAQEQFIDGANPLILATPAFGLGVDKPNVRLVVHAEVPGSVEAYYQEIGRAGRDGQPAGCVLMYDQDDVQIQLDFIKWANPDPEFIRRIYRLIETHGDRVRAGGLDYLREQMHFYHSRDFRVETSVNLLERWGAVARTDDNRKHLSVCGELPEEYLQPDLFQARLKRQNEKLLEMVRFAQTPQCRMQFVYTYFGVPDAKPCGHCDNCRASSQ; translated from the coding sequence ATGAAGGTTGTGCAGAGTCAAATCTATAGCATTCTAAAAAGCACCTTTGGGTTCGATGAATTTCGCGGCGTGCAGAAGCCCGTGATCGAGCATATTGCGGCAGGACACAGTGCTCTGGTGGTCATGCCCACCGGTCAGGGCAAGAGCCTTTGTTATCAACTGCCCAGTCAGTTTTTACCGGGTTTGACGCTGGTGATCTCCCCATTAATTGCTCTTATGAAAGACCAGGTGGATGCGGTTAAAAAGAAGGGGGTCAAAGCTTGTTTTATCAACTCCTCTTTGTCGGCCGATGAGCGTCAAGATCGTTATAACAATCTCGCAGCCAGCCAGTATGATCTGGTCTACGTCACTCCTGAGAGATTTCGCAAAGACGAGTTTCGAGCGGCCCTACTGAAAAATCAGATTTCCCTGTTGGCGGTGGATGAGGCCCATTGCATTTCTCAGTGGGGCCATGATTTTAGGCCCGATTACACGAGGCTTGGGGATATTCGAAAATTACTGGGCGATCCTCCGACGCTGGCGTTGACGGCCACGGCGACGCCAGATGTGCAAGCGGATATTTTAACACAGTTACACCTGCCAGCGGACGAGACCGCTGTTTATGTTTCGGGCGTGGAGCGCCCAAATCTAGAGGTGGAGGTCCACGACGTTGTGGGGAGCGATGAAAAAATTCGAAATATTGTGGCGCTGAGACATCACTTTCCCGGTCCCGCCATTGTGTATTTTTCGTTGATTAGTTCTCTTGAAGCCATCGCTGAACCGCTAGCGGTCTTGGGACTTTCGCCTCTCATTTATCACGGACAATTGCCTGATCGTCGCCGAAAACAGGCGCAAGAACAGTTCATCGACGGGGCAAATCCACTGATTTTGGCTACTCCCGCTTTTGGCCTTGGCGTGGATAAGCCGAATGTTCGCTTGGTGGTGCATGCGGAAGTGCCGGGGTCCGTTGAAGCTTATTATCAAGAAATTGGTCGCGCCGGCAGGGACGGCCAGCCGGCGGGTTGCGTTTTGATGTACGATCAAGATGACGTGCAAATTCAACTGGATTTTATAAAGTGGGCTAATCCCGACCCCGAATTCATACGGCGAATTTATCGGCTCATTGAAACTCACGGTGATCGGGTGAGAGCTGGCGGCCTTGATTATCTGCGAGAGCAAATGCATTTTTATCATAGTCGAGATTTTCGCGTGGAAACATCGGTGAATCTTTTAGAGCGTTGGGGTGCGGTGGCGCGGACGGATGATAACCGAAAGCATCTCAGCGTATGTGGTGAGCTGCCAGAGGAATACCTGCAGCCGGATTTATTTCAGGCCCGTTTGAAACGCCAAAACGAAAAACTTTTAGAGATGGTTCGCTTTGCCCAGACTCCGCAGTGCCGGATGCAGTTTGTATACACTTATTTTGGAGTGCCCGATGCGAAACCCTGTGGCCACTGCGACAACTGTAGAGCCAGCAGCCAATGA
- a CDS encoding class I SAM-dependent methyltransferase, whose translation MSKNKAHGIHTKHKKKEAFDKYFYYHASVQSSDTDVEFFEATYKQLKKKRATVFCEDFCGTFANSCSWVKRHKDNKAIGVDLDPEPIEYGKQHYLSELNKDQQKRVTIYNDNVLNPELPKADIIAGLNFSYFIFKTRQQLKDYLKSCHHRLKKDGVLFLDCFGGSQCQEPNEEETEHDKFSYFWDQDSFDPVNNHAMFYIHFKVKGEKKRQKVFTYDWRMWSIPEIRDLLEEVGFKKVQVYWEGTDKDGEGDGEFKPVSVGEECEAWVAYIIAEK comes from the coding sequence ATGAGTAAGAACAAAGCTCACGGCATTCATACAAAGCACAAAAAGAAAGAAGCCTTCGACAAGTATTTTTACTACCATGCTTCTGTACAGTCGTCAGATACAGATGTGGAGTTCTTTGAGGCCACCTACAAGCAATTAAAAAAGAAACGAGCCACCGTTTTTTGCGAGGACTTTTGTGGTACATTTGCCAACTCCTGCTCATGGGTGAAGAGGCACAAGGATAACAAGGCTATCGGTGTGGATTTAGACCCTGAGCCCATTGAATACGGAAAGCAGCATTATTTGTCGGAGCTAAATAAAGACCAACAAAAGCGCGTGACGATATACAATGACAATGTCTTAAATCCCGAGCTGCCAAAGGCAGATATCATCGCGGGGCTGAACTTTTCTTATTTTATTTTTAAAACAAGACAGCAGTTAAAAGACTATTTAAAAAGTTGCCACCACAGATTAAAAAAAGATGGGGTGTTGTTTTTAGATTGTTTTGGTGGCAGTCAGTGCCAAGAGCCCAATGAAGAAGAGACAGAGCACGATAAATTTAGTTATTTTTGGGATCAAGATAGTTTCGACCCGGTAAATAATCATGCGATGTTTTATATTCACTTTAAAGTGAAGGGCGAGAAAAAACGACAGAAGGTCTTTACCTACGATTGGCGAATGTGGTCGATCCCAGAGATTCGAGATCTGCTCGAAGAGGTGGGCTTCAAAAAGGTTCAAGTCTACTGGGAAGGGACCGACAAAGACGGCGAAGGCGACGGTGAATTCAAACCCGTGAGTGTGGGCGAAGAGTGTGAGGCTTGGGTGGCCTACATCATCGCCGAAAAGTAG
- the dcd gene encoding dCTP deaminase, which translates to MILSDVTLKKMLDAGDLVVEPIKDNSIQPASIDCHLGRHFLVVEDRQMHTIDMDTEIIYREIDEEFITIPPHSFLLATTEEYIKLPDNLTAFVEGRSSIGRIGLFIENAGWVDPGFEGQITLELYNANSLPIRLQAGRRVCQLVFCAMDQAALNPYRGKYQGQRGTTGSRVFKDNETLP; encoded by the coding sequence ATGATTCTTTCTGACGTGACCTTAAAAAAGATGCTGGATGCCGGTGATTTAGTGGTGGAGCCCATAAAGGATAACTCCATCCAGCCGGCATCTATCGATTGCCACCTCGGCCGCCACTTTTTGGTGGTTGAGGACCGTCAGATGCACACCATCGACATGGACACCGAGATTATTTATCGCGAAATTGATGAAGAATTCATTACAATTCCGCCCCATTCTTTTTTGCTCGCCACAACAGAGGAATACATCAAACTCCCCGACAACCTGACTGCCTTTGTGGAAGGCCGAAGCTCCATTGGGCGCATCGGTCTATTCATCGAAAATGCGGGGTGGGTCGATCCTGGCTTTGAAGGGCAAATCACTTTAGAATTGTACAATGCCAACTCCCTTCCCATTCGCCTTCAAGCCGGTCGAAGGGTGTGTCAGCTGGTTTTTTGTGCCATGGATCAGGCGGCCTTGAATCCCTACCGGGGCAAGTATCAAGGACAGCGGGGAACCACCGGAAGTCGAGTCTTTAAAGATAATGAAACCTTACCCTAG
- a CDS encoding thiamine pyrophosphate-dependent dehydrogenase E1 component subunit alpha, with amino-acid sequence MARLTSNASSSSSESGRSKNKGSKKGSSHSALSKDLLRQIHSLMVKSRVLEERLIKIYKGGESYFWIGAPGEEAFGVPLGLLVNKGQGHNHDYLHLHYRCTPTLVAMGMSSVDSIRLMMNRSTDPSTGGRNFSNHYCFPEWNVTPVSSPIEVQYSIAIGTAWAQHRKKAKGITIITGGDAGTAEGDFASCLVWASRKGHELPMLITVQNNKWGISTSYEGQHGEDSIADRGKAFNIRTAVIQGNDPVESYIRLQEEMQYIRKTGKPVLLEAHVSRLYGHSSASGANRVDEPDCLLDFEEQLLRSGVITAKDVQSTWEAFEKEARAAQELVRTEPSPSADSVWDHCYVDNENGNWREF; translated from the coding sequence ATGGCGAGATTAACTTCCAACGCATCTTCATCCTCATCAGAGTCAGGAAGATCGAAAAACAAAGGTTCTAAAAAAGGTAGCAGCCATTCGGCACTGTCGAAGGACCTTTTGCGGCAGATACATTCGTTAATGGTCAAGTCACGAGTTCTCGAAGAGCGACTGATTAAGATTTACAAAGGTGGGGAGTCCTATTTTTGGATTGGTGCCCCTGGGGAAGAAGCCTTTGGAGTTCCATTGGGTTTATTGGTTAACAAGGGTCAAGGTCACAATCACGATTACTTGCATTTACATTACCGATGCACGCCCACCTTGGTGGCAATGGGTATGTCGTCGGTAGACTCTATTCGATTGATGATGAATCGCTCCACAGATCCGTCAACGGGTGGTCGAAACTTTTCAAACCACTATTGCTTTCCTGAATGGAATGTCACTCCCGTATCTTCGCCTATTGAGGTTCAGTACAGCATTGCCATTGGCACGGCCTGGGCTCAACACCGTAAGAAAGCCAAAGGGATCACCATCATTACAGGTGGCGATGCAGGAACGGCAGAGGGTGATTTTGCTTCTTGTCTAGTGTGGGCTAGCCGAAAGGGCCACGAATTGCCGATGTTGATCACAGTTCAGAATAACAAGTGGGGTATTTCTACGTCCTATGAAGGTCAACATGGTGAAGACAGCATTGCTGATCGCGGGAAGGCCTTTAATATTCGAACAGCTGTTATTCAAGGGAATGATCCCGTTGAATCTTACATTCGATTGCAGGAAGAAATGCAGTACATTCGAAAAACAGGAAAGCCAGTGTTGCTAGAAGCTCATGTTTCTCGGTTATACGGACACTCCTCGGCGTCAGGTGCAAATCGCGTTGATGAACCCGATTGCCTACTTGATTTTGAAGAACAACTGTTGCGATCAGGTGTGATTACGGCCAAAGATGTGCAATCCACTTGGGAGGCATTTGAAAAAGAGGCTCGGGCGGCGCAAGAACTTGTGCGCACAGAACCATCGCCATCGGCCGATAGTGTTTGGGATCATTGCTACGTAGATAATGAAAATGGAAATTGGAGGGAGTTCTAA
- a CDS encoding leucyl/phenylalanyl-tRNA--protein transferase, which translates to MKLFSEKRRHFPDPRLANRDGIVAIGDHLDTEILLEAYSFGIFPWPHEEYPLLWFSPDPRGVLDFADLKIPRSLAKKRKKQNLKVTTNRAFESVIRACAHSHRPGQDGTWITEPMIRAYIEFHRAGYAHSVEAWIDDQLVGGVYGVYVAGVFSGESMFYTESDASKICLLHIIDNLQSQGLSWMDIQMVTPNLEALGGKYIDREDYLDRVEECKRNAKPIVWK; encoded by the coding sequence ATGAAGTTATTTTCTGAAAAACGTCGGCATTTTCCGGATCCGCGGTTGGCTAATCGAGACGGCATTGTGGCCATCGGGGACCATCTGGACACAGAGATATTGTTAGAGGCCTATAGTTTTGGGATTTTTCCGTGGCCTCATGAAGAATACCCATTGTTATGGTTTAGTCCCGACCCACGGGGAGTCTTGGATTTTGCAGATTTGAAAATTCCAAGAAGCCTTGCAAAAAAACGAAAAAAGCAAAACCTAAAGGTGACAACCAATCGGGCTTTTGAGTCAGTCATTAGAGCGTGTGCCCACTCCCATCGGCCTGGGCAAGATGGAACCTGGATCACCGAACCGATGATCCGCGCGTATATTGAATTTCATCGAGCCGGCTATGCTCACAGTGTGGAAGCTTGGATAGATGATCAATTGGTGGGGGGAGTGTACGGTGTTTATGTGGCGGGTGTATTCAGCGGTGAAAGCATGTTTTACACAGAGTCAGATGCCTCAAAGATTTGTTTGTTGCACATAATAGACAATTTGCAGTCTCAGGGGCTAAGCTGGATGGACATTCAGATGGTCACACCGAATCTTGAAGCGCTGGGTGGAAAATACATCGACCGTGAAGATTATCTCGACCGGGTGGAAGAATGTAAGCGAAATGCCAAACCCATAGTATGGAAATGA
- a CDS encoding alpha-ketoacid dehydrogenase subunit beta, whose amino-acid sequence MANMAQAIRMALHYGESQLGVTDIFGEDVGAPLGGVFTATQGLKTAWNSPLDERGIIGAAIGIAMTGDRCVAEIQFCDYIFNTIDLLKIAGNTHWVTNGNYHLPMVVMTPVGAGIRGSVYHSHSFDAWASRLPGWKVVMPSNPRDAYGLLLAAIKDPNPVLFLKPKALMRVRGEDLIPGEPEDEKTLKAMIDAPVGDRSKWKPKWPKIEDYTVPIGKGAVTWAGQDITVVTYGRHVLMANQAADILSSEGVSVEVIDLRSIYPYDWQLIKSSVTKTKRVVFVNEDTEVTNFAEHLVYRVVQELFYDLYARPRVVAGKNLPGIGLHASLEEASVPQVNDIISSIRETLEEVP is encoded by the coding sequence ATGGCAAACATGGCGCAAGCTATTCGTATGGCCCTTCATTATGGTGAAAGCCAGCTAGGTGTGACAGATATTTTTGGTGAAGATGTGGGTGCCCCTCTGGGTGGGGTTTTCACCGCCACTCAGGGCTTAAAAACAGCGTGGAACAGCCCATTAGACGAACGAGGCATAATTGGTGCTGCCATCGGCATTGCGATGACAGGGGACCGGTGTGTGGCTGAGATTCAGTTTTGTGATTACATATTTAACACCATTGATTTATTGAAGATTGCCGGGAACACCCATTGGGTCACTAATGGCAATTACCATTTGCCCATGGTTGTGATGACTCCCGTGGGAGCCGGAATTCGGGGATCGGTGTACCATAGCCATAGCTTTGATGCTTGGGCATCAAGGCTTCCAGGATGGAAAGTGGTCATGCCTTCGAACCCGAGAGATGCTTATGGTCTATTGCTGGCGGCGATTAAAGACCCCAATCCCGTATTGTTTTTAAAGCCCAAAGCGTTGATGCGAGTGCGCGGGGAGGATTTGATCCCCGGTGAGCCAGAGGACGAAAAAACACTTAAAGCCATGATTGATGCCCCGGTGGGTGATCGTAGTAAGTGGAAGCCGAAGTGGCCAAAGATAGAAGACTACACAGTGCCCATTGGTAAAGGTGCGGTGACATGGGCGGGCCAAGACATTACCGTTGTCACTTACGGTCGTCATGTTTTGATGGCGAATCAGGCGGCAGATATACTTTCTTCTGAGGGCGTATCGGTGGAGGTCATTGATCTGCGTTCAATCTATCCCTATGATTGGCAGCTCATTAAATCCTCTGTGACCAAAACAAAGCGAGTGGTTTTCGTGAACGAGGACACCGAAGTTACAAATTTTGCCGAACACTTGGTTTATAGAGTGGTACAAGAGTTGTTTTATGATCTCTATGCGAGACCTCGAGTAGTAGCCGGTAAGAATTTGCCGGGCATAGGTCTGCATGCGAGCCTCGAAGAGGCCTCAGTGCCGCAAGTGAACGATATTATTTCTTCAATTCGTGAGACTTTAGAAGAAGTCCCATAA
- the pyrE gene encoding orotate phosphoribosyltransferase, with product MTRAELNQAIYEASHLTGEFTLRSGKVSTEYFDKYRFEAQPSILKAIAKLSAPMVPADADYLAGLEMGGIPLATALSLETGRPTVFVRKEAKTYGTCQFAEGNDIAGKKLFIIEDVITTGGQVFESAAMLNNAGAEVVGVLCVIFRGDQSVKTRFENENLPLQHLFTMEELKGS from the coding sequence ATGACTCGAGCCGAATTGAACCAAGCCATCTACGAGGCTTCCCATCTCACCGGAGAATTCACTTTGCGCTCTGGCAAAGTTTCAACAGAGTATTTCGACAAATATCGATTTGAGGCGCAGCCATCCATTTTAAAAGCCATTGCCAAGTTGTCAGCCCCAATGGTCCCAGCTGACGCCGACTACCTCGCCGGCCTTGAAATGGGCGGAATTCCCCTGGCCACAGCCCTTTCCCTTGAAACGGGTCGTCCCACTGTTTTTGTACGCAAGGAAGCCAAAACCTATGGGACCTGCCAATTTGCTGAGGGTAATGATATTGCCGGTAAGAAGCTGTTTATTATTGAAGATGTGATCACTACTGGGGGCCAGGTCTTCGAAAGTGCGGCCATGCTTAATAACGCTGGGGCTGAAGTTGTTGGCGTACTCTGTGTGATTTTTAGAGGCGACCAAAGTGTTAAAACTCGATTTGAAAACGAGAACTTACCCCTGCAGCACCTTTTTACCATGGAAGAGTTAAAGGGATCTTGA
- a CDS encoding elongation factor G: protein MAKTWDLDKVRNIGISAHIDSGKTTLTERILFYAGRIHAIHDVRGKDGVGAKMDSMELEKERGITIQSAATNVHWNDIEINIIDTPGHVDFTIEVERSLRVLDGAILVLCGVAGVQSQSITVDRQMRRYNVPRVAFVNKLDRQGANPFRVMEALRDKLRHNAVMAQIPIGLEEKHEGVVDLVTMKAYYFKGENGETVEEAPIPAELMEQAKKYRHELIGKAADFDDDLGEKFLMEEEPTEEELKSAIRKGVVSLQLTPVFCGSAYKNRGVQKLLDAVRDYLPNPKQVENDALDQDNNEEKVILTTDPEAPLVALAFKLDRGRYGQLTYMRIYQGTLKKGEFIYNQSTGDKVKVPRVVRMHSEEMEDIESASAGDIVALFGVDCSSGDTFTDDRVHYTMTSMHVPNAVISLAVRPKDKTQGDNFSKALQKFMKEDPTFRVGRDEESNETIISGMGELHLDVYIERMKREFKVDVIAGAPQVAYRETIAGTGEFDYTHKKQTGGSGQFAKVVGTISPLPEGSEKTFLFQDNITGGRIPREYIPACNKGFEEAVEKGTLIGSPIVGVKVDLNDGSYHEVDSSEMAFRICAIAAFRQAYDRATPTALEPLMRLETSAPEEFQGNVMGQINQRRGMINGTTTIEGYVTVEAEVPLSEMFGYSTDLRSATQGKGEFTMEFSRYSPCPRNIQEDLVKKYQEKRAEEAKK from the coding sequence ATGGCAAAGACATGGGATCTTGATAAGGTTCGCAATATCGGTATTTCCGCCCATATTGATTCGGGAAAAACCACACTCACTGAGCGTATTTTGTTTTATGCGGGCCGGATTCACGCCATCCATGACGTCCGTGGCAAAGATGGCGTGGGCGCCAAAATGGACTCCATGGAACTTGAAAAAGAGCGTGGAATCACCATCCAATCAGCCGCCACAAACGTCCACTGGAATGACATTGAAATCAATATCATCGATACCCCAGGACACGTGGATTTCACAATCGAAGTGGAGCGATCTCTTCGAGTTCTTGACGGTGCCATTCTCGTCCTTTGCGGTGTGGCTGGCGTGCAATCGCAGTCGATCACTGTGGATCGACAAATGCGCCGGTACAACGTTCCACGCGTGGCTTTCGTGAATAAACTGGATCGGCAAGGGGCCAACCCCTTCCGCGTAATGGAAGCCCTTCGTGATAAACTTCGGCACAACGCCGTTATGGCTCAGATCCCCATCGGCCTTGAAGAGAAACACGAAGGTGTGGTGGATCTTGTGACCATGAAGGCCTACTACTTCAAGGGCGAAAACGGTGAAACCGTTGAAGAAGCTCCAATTCCAGCTGAACTTATGGAGCAGGCCAAGAAGTACCGACACGAACTGATCGGTAAGGCGGCCGACTTTGACGACGATTTGGGTGAAAAATTCCTGATGGAAGAGGAGCCCACTGAGGAAGAATTAAAATCGGCCATTCGAAAGGGTGTAGTTTCCCTTCAATTGACTCCTGTTTTTTGCGGCTCGGCCTACAAAAATCGCGGGGTTCAAAAACTTCTTGATGCCGTTCGTGACTATTTACCAAACCCAAAACAAGTGGAAAACGACGCCCTTGATCAGGACAATAACGAAGAAAAGGTTATCTTAACCACAGATCCTGAGGCCCCACTTGTGGCCCTGGCGTTTAAACTAGATCGTGGCCGTTATGGTCAGCTCACGTATATGAGAATTTACCAAGGTACACTGAAGAAAGGTGAATTCATCTATAACCAAAGCACTGGCGATAAAGTGAAGGTTCCACGAGTGGTTCGTATGCACTCTGAAGAAATGGAAGATATCGAATCCGCCTCTGCCGGTGACATCGTCGCCCTGTTTGGTGTGGATTGCTCTTCCGGTGACACCTTCACAGATGATCGCGTTCACTACACCATGACCTCTATGCACGTTCCGAATGCTGTGATTTCGCTTGCAGTTCGTCCAAAAGACAAAACTCAAGGCGATAACTTTTCTAAAGCTCTGCAGAAGTTTATGAAAGAAGATCCCACCTTCCGAGTGGGTCGTGATGAAGAGTCCAACGAAACTATTATCTCCGGAATGGGAGAGCTTCACCTCGATGTTTATATTGAGCGAATGAAGCGTGAGTTTAAAGTGGATGTCATCGCCGGAGCTCCCCAGGTGGCCTACCGTGAAACCATCGCTGGCACCGGTGAGTTTGACTACACTCACAAAAAACAAACGGGTGGTTCTGGACAGTTTGCGAAAGTTGTTGGAACCATTTCGCCACTTCCTGAAGGCAGCGAAAAAACATTCTTATTTCAAGATAACATTACCGGTGGCCGAATTCCCCGAGAGTACATCCCTGCTTGTAACAAGGGCTTTGAAGAGGCCGTTGAAAAAGGTACGCTCATTGGGTCTCCCATTGTCGGCGTAAAAGTGGATCTGAATGATGGTTCTTATCACGAAGTGGACTCGAGCGAGATGGCCTTTAGAATTTGTGCCATTGCCGCCTTCAGACAGGCCTATGACCGCGCCACACCCACAGCTCTCGAACCCCTGATGCGCCTTGAAACTTCAGCACCTGAAGAATTCCAAGGTAACGTCATGGGTCAGATCAACCAGCGACGGGGTATGATTAACGGTACCACGACCATTGAAGGTTATGTGACCGTTGAAGCTGAAGTGCCGTTATCTGAAATGTTCGGGTATTCAACGGACCTTCGATCGGCCACCCAAGGTAAGGGTGAGTTCACAATGGAATTCTCGCGATACTCTCCCTGTCCACGCAATATTCAAGAAGACCTTGTGAAGAAATATCAAGAAAAGCGTGCTGAAGAAGCAAAGAAGTAA
- a CDS encoding divalent-cation tolerance protein CutA has protein sequence MSAVFLYVTAPHKDLAEHIALQLVDEGLVACANIFPKMISIYRWKDKVQEGEEVVLILKTRTELIERTSTRVKELHSYECPCVVALPIVGGNGDFLQWIQEQTASPTPMK, from the coding sequence ATGTCGGCGGTGTTTTTATACGTGACTGCACCCCACAAAGACCTTGCCGAACACATAGCCTTGCAGCTGGTGGACGAAGGCTTGGTGGCTTGCGCCAATATTTTTCCTAAAATGATTTCAATCTACCGTTGGAAAGACAAAGTACAAGAAGGAGAGGAAGTGGTCCTCATCCTAAAAACTCGAACCGAGCTTATAGAAAGAACATCGACACGAGTAAAGGAGCTTCACTCGTATGAGTGCCCATGTGTGGTTGCTTTGCCAATTGTTGGCGGCAATGGCGACTTCTTGCAATGGATACAAGAACAGACCGCCTCACCAACGCCGATGAAATAA